The sequence CGAGCGAAGAAAGTAGTTCCTTCGCGTAAAAATTTTATCAGCGGATGCGTCTATGAAAAAACTCATTATCGACGATGATCAGATTTCCCTCGACTTTGCCGTGATCGAGGGAGAGAATTTTAACGATATCGTATATATCCAGCAGAGGGGAGTAGGGGAGCTGATCAACGGGGAGGACGAGCGCGGGAACACCTTACGGCTCCGTATCGATTCGATCATCGACACCCGTCTGGTTGTCCAGATACTGGAAATCATCCCCCCGTCAATAAACCCATGAGGCGTTTTTTTATTCCCGCCGCCCGGATCGACGGCAGCCGGGTCACGGTTGACGGAAGCGACTATCATCATCTGATCCATGTGCTACGGAAACAACCCGGCGATATATTCGAAGCGACCGACGGATGGGGCAATATCCTGCGGATCAGAATTACTGATGCCGCTGGCGGCCATGCCGCGGGGGAGATTATCGGGCTGATCTCCGCGCCCGAACGGTCGGTGACGCTGACGCTTTATCAGGCAATCCCGCGTCAGGGACTGTTCGATTTTATCATAGAAAAATCCGCCGAGCTTGGAGTTCGTAGGGTCGTCCCTGTTGTTACCGAACGGACGGTCGTGCGGCTCGCGGAGGAACGCTCGGCAAAAAAACTGGAACGGTGGCGGCGTATCGCAAACGAGACCGTGAAAAAGATCGGGAGAGCCGATACGATCGACGTACTCCCTGTGTGCGGGCTGAACGAGATAATCGGGCAACTCCATCCCGGGTCGCTTCGGATTGCCGCATGGGAGATGGAAGAGACGCGGGGACTCCGTACAATCCTCCGCGAAAAACCGGATAGTAAGGATGTCGAGATTGTGATCGGGCCGGAGGGCGGGTTGAGCGCGGGCGAGATTTCCGCGCTGACCGGGATGGGATTTGAAAGCGTCAGTCTGGGAAAGCGTATCCTGAAGGTCGAAACCGCCGCAGTCGCGGCGATCGCGAATATCTTCTACGAGTTGGAAAGCGATTAAATTCCTTTCAATAGATTGGCCTTGAATTCGTCGATAATATCCTGTAGCGTGGTACGCATCGGAATCTCGTCGTCGAACGCGGGCTGCTGGTTCTTCATCGCGGGGTTCAGGATGTACTTGATATTCGCTTCCGCTTGTGCGTAGATCACCTTGATCTTGTTAGCCGAGTTCTTCGCCTGGTAGAAGTCGAGAAGCGCGTCCTGCTCATACTTATCTTTATAAGCGGCATATTGATAGGCGTATATCAGGTTGACCACCCCTTTATTATTATAGGCATGGGCGAGCTGAGAGTATATCTCGATATGCCGTTGGAGCTCGGGATTGATATATCCCATCTTCTGGGCGATACTGTCGTAGTACTCGATCGCTTTTTCGTACTGGGTTTTCGCGAGACTGTATTTTCCGGTGTGATAGTACGTATTCCCGAGCGCGAACGATAATATCGGATTATACGGTTCGTCGATATACAAGTCCTGCCATTCCTCCGAGGCCTTCTCATAGCTCTTTTCACGGTAGTACAGCCACGCGAGATTGTATTGGAGGAGGAAGTCCTTCTGTCCTTCGGGAAGATAGTATCGCGCGGTCTTATAGGCCATCAGCGCTTTGCTGAGCGATTTCTCGGGATCGGACATTTGCAGCCGGTTATAGTAGTATATATGCCCGAGGTTCGCGTAGGGTTTGTAGTAGTACGGCGCGAAATTGGTGGCGCTCTCGAACTCGTTTTTCGCCAATTCGATATTCCCCGTAAGGCCTTCGCTGATATAGTATATTTCCCCTCGAAGGTTGTATGCCTTTCCGTTTTTAGCGTTGAGTATGATGGAATTCGATGCGGCGATCAGGGCGTCGATATAATTCATATTGAGCGTCAGATAGCGCGCGTATTCGTAATAAGCCTCGCTGAACAGCATCTTTTTCGGTATCTCGTTGCTCTTAAAGTTCTTTTTATTCTTTTCCTCTTTTTCTACCGGTTGTCCCTTCTTCGGCATATTCTGATCGATAAAATCGATCAACGGTAATAAAACCGTCTTCGCTTCCTTCATATTCCGGTTGTCGTTGTAATACCTCGCCAGCCGGGTCATCACCTCGACATTAATCGCCTTAGGGTCGGCGACAGCGATTCTCTGTAATAGGTAAGTGATCAGTTCGTCATCCTTCTCACGGATCGCGATTTCGATCTGGCGGAACATCGTGCCGATATGTTTGGCGTTCTTAGAGAGGAATTCCTGATAGGTCTTTTTCGCCTCGTCATAATACTTACTCTGCTCGGCTGCGGTGGATGAGTTGTCCCCCCATTCGATATAGGTCTGCCCGAGCCGGTCGACTACGTCGAACTCGTCGGGCATCTTTTTCTTCAGACTGCTGAGGATCGCGACAGCCTTGTCGTATTTCTTGGGATAGACCGATTTATAATACTCGGCGAAATTAAACACAGTCAGCTTATCGAGGGGTTTTTCCTGTAGGGCTTGGAGGAATTTTTTCTCAGCGAGCTGGAACTCGTTCTTCTCAAGATAGGCGATAGCGTAACGGTTATACCAGTCCATATCCGGGCCGCCCTTATTCTCGCCCTCGGTAAATTTCGCTTCGGCGACTACATAATTACCTTTCTTTAATTCCGCGATGCCGTCCTCATAGGACCGGCTGGCGTTACCGGGAACCCAGACCAGCCGCCAGATTAATATAGCGACCACGAGGAGTAAACCGAAGAATATAGCCGCGTATTTTGTGATATTCTGGAGTTCTTTCTGGAACTCCTCGGCCTTACGCGCTTCTTCGGTGAAGATTACCCGGCGGGTTTTCGGCTTCGGAACTTCGGGGCGTTCCTCGATTTCCTCTTCAACCTGCATCTGTTCTTCAGGAACATTTTCCTTGATAAACCTGTTAATGGCGTCTTCAGGCTGTTCCAAAATCAGCATGGCGACCAATTGTTCCATGATGTTTTTTGGAAGCAGGCGGTCTATAAATATTTTTCTGAGTTTTTTTCTGAGGTCCGGGTCTGCAAAAACATTGATACGGTTTCGTATTTTTAGCAGTTTGGATTCATCCAAATCGATGTCCGATTCCCGGCCGTATCCAACTGGGGGTTTAGATGATGAAGGCGCTCCAAAAGCGGGCTCGGATAAGGACGCTTCCTCCTCGTCGTCAGGGAGTTCCTGCACCTCTTCAATACCGTCCGCCTCGAACGACGGTTCGGGGAATTCCATTCCGGCGGGTTCGTCGAATGAAGCGAATCCGGGTGTTTCCGCGCCGGCCTCGGGCTCATCGAACACCGGGAATTCCGGCATTTCGGCAGCGGTTTCAGACTCCATCAGAGCGGAAAGATCATCCTGCGGCGCTCCCGGTTCCATGAGGGCGGATAGGTCTTCCTGCGGCGCTCCAGGTTCCATCAATGCGGAAAGGTCGTCCTGCGGGGAGTTGTCTGTTTCCATAAACGCGCTGAGATCGGGTTCGGATGTTTTCAGTTCGGCGGAGTCTTCCGCGCCGAAATCCGGCATCTCGAACGATTCTCCGGGGAATTCCGTACCGCCGGCATCCGGCATAAACGATTCATCCGGCATACCGGGCGTCATGGAGGCGTCCTCGGGGAACGATGGATGCGAATCGTCGAAAAGCGCTTCGAGGTCGCCGAGACCTGCTTCCTCCCCGGAAAGATCCTTCCCCGGTTCGGCCGATTTTGCCGGGGCTTCCGGTTCGAGCGGGGGTTCGCCTATATCGATGGCAGGCCTGCCTGATCCCTTCTCTTCATCGCCCATTTTTGCCTGCGCGAGCAAATCGGAAAACTCGCTTTCTATTTCATTCGGGGCGCCGGTCGATTCTAATCCGCCGATATCGCTGAAATCGTATCCGCCCTGCGCGCCTTCCCCTTCAATCTCTACATTATCCATATCGTAAGGCGATTCACCGTCCTGTTCGGCGGCGGTCTCGTCCATAATATCCTGTATCAGATCCTGCGGCCCACCGCCTTCCTGGAAACGCCGATGTAATTCATCGAGCGACGGGGGAACCATGTCCAGGTTATTCATTTCTTCCAGTACGTCGGGATCAACAGCAACTTCCGCGGTTATGCCCACTGCCGCCTGGCCGGGTTTGGTTTCCGGAGCCGCGGGGGAAGTGGTCGAGGGCGCGGGTGCGGGGGTCGGTGAGGCCGGAGCCTTAGTTTCCGGGGCGCCCCATGCTTCCTCGGAGAACACGTCGGCGGATTCTTTCTTTTCAGCGGGCGGGGCGGGGAACGGATCCTCGCCGAACGCCGCGAAGTCCTCGTCGATAGTCTGCCCGTCATCCGTCATCGCCAGCGCGCTGTATTCGGATAAGTCATCCATCGGAGCCGGTTCGGAGGTGTCTTCTCTGCCAAAGGGCATATCGGAAAGTTCGTCCAGAGACGCGGCGGGAGACGCCGCTGGCGCCGGAGGCGCTTTTTTCTCATCCTTGCCGGATGTGGCGGCGTTTATCAGGCTGTCAAGATTGTCCCAGTTTTGGGGGCTGATTTCTTCTTCGGTGACCGTCATCCCCGTGGACGCATTCTCAATCCCGTCGAGTTCCAGATTGAGATTATTCGGCTCGAATTTATTTTCATGCCCTAAGAATTTTAAAAGAAAGTCGTAATTACCCATGGGTTTTCCTATCCCGCCTCGTAGAGAAGAATCGGTATCCATTTGTATATCGGTATAAAGTATTAATTATTAATCAGTTTAACTGAAAAGCTGATAAATGTCCATCGCTAAAGGTATTTAAGCCCGGAAAAACGTGAGAATTTCTATTTCACGGGCTCCTCCGGCCAATAGTGTCGCCGTACCCTCTTCAACCGTGCTTCCGGTGGTAAAAATATCGTCTATCAGCAGGATTTTTTTATCGCGGATTACCCCTTGCGTATCCGGCAGGAGCGGGAATTGCCCCCGCACCGATTCGCGGCGTTCCTTCTGGCTCAACCGGCTCTGATGGGTGGGGTGCTCCTTCCGTTCCAGCAAAGGGGTATAAGGGATTTTCAATCTATCGAGGATGTAATCCACCTGATTATATCCCCGAACTTTCAGGCTTTGCCGGGATAACGGGATAGCGGTACAGACATCGAATTGCCGGGTATTGAGGAAATCCCTAATCGGGGATTCCAGTAAATGTGCCAGATCGCTTCCCGTCAGTTTGTCCGATTCGAACTTAAACGACAGCACCATATCGCGGATGACGGGGTGTGTATAGGACAGCATCGACGTATTCCGGGTGAAGCTGAACGCGCCGATAGAGCAGTCGTAGCATAATCCGGGGGTGTCCGCATAGGTTGGCGCGGAGCATTTTACGCACGGGGATGGGATGGCCGCCCCCGACGATGCCAGATATTCGGCGCAATCGGGACAAAGGTGTGTGAAGAGGGCTTCATCGGTACGGACTCCGCACGAGACGCAGAAATGGGGGAAGAAGAACGACAGTATCCGGTGCGGGAGATTTATCATTATCAGACCGTTTTTTGGACAATAGGCCAGAGTTCGGATAGATTTCCCAGCATGTAGTCCCATACCGCGCGCGCCTTCGACGGGAGTATACGCGGGGCGGATTTCGTCCTGATGCCGATTCGCCCCACCGCGGGACGAATCATCAGCCAGTGCACGAACGCCTCCGGGGTATAAAGCTGCCCGAGAATCGTCTCATCGGACATTTTTCCGCTGATCCAGTAAAGTTCCCGCAGGAAATTGAGCGCGATGACTTTATGGAACAAGTGGGGTTTCTCCAGTAAAAATCCCGGTAACCGGAATTCCGTCAGCGTGCGCAGTTTTTCCATAAACACGCCCTTATCGGGAACCACAATCCAACTCAGCCCGGAGGTCGCGAGGAGATAATCGGGATTCTGGAAGAGGATGCCCGGTTCCTCGTAGAGGTAGAGGTACGCGGCAATCCCCACATTATCCGTGGCCGCGCTGATAATCCCCCTGAACAGGGTCTCGTCGTCAGGGATAACGGGACTGTATAGGTTGAGATACTTCCGCAGACGTTCGATATCGAACGCGCCGGATATCACCATATTATTATCCGCGAATAGCGAGGGTACGGACAATACCCCGTGACGGAACGTATCGAACGGGGCGTTACCCGCGTCGATAATAACCGCGCTCGCGCGTATGCCGGTCTCGTCGAGCAGGGCGAGGAGTTCGCGGCTATGCGGGCATGTCGTGTGGATATAGGCGGTAAGAACCATATTTCCGCTCCGGTGTTTTATTGATAGTATTATAACAGAATTGGGGGATTTTGCCAAAAAAGAAACCGTTCTATAGGGTAAGTCATTTTAGTAAAGTTGAAAAAAAGGAAATCCTTGTCACTGCGAGAAGCGGCGCGACGAAGCAGTCTATATAACATTATACACATTAATAAAATAGATTGCTTCGCAAATCCTGACGGATTAGCTCGCAATGACATGGTGAGTTCGTCATCAAGCCCCACCGGGTGGGTCTTTTTAGTAAAGTTGAAAAAAAGGAAATCCTTATCACTGCGGGACGCGGCACGCGAACAGTCTGCTTTTTCCTATTAGGTAAAAAAATAGATTGCTTCTACCGCGCTTCAAATACTTTTTATAGCGCGGCATCGCAATGACGAAGGAAACCTAAAAAAAGAAACCGGGTTTTCACCCGGCCTCATCTATTTGTGAACCGGTTCTGGGAAATATTCGATACAGGTTATCATATCCCTCTTGTGTTAAGGTACGATTAGGATTAAATAAAAAATCGGGAAATTCAGTTTTTCACTTGCGGAAAAACGGGGGACGATTTACAATAAGAAACTAAGGAGAAAGCGGTGGGAGATTTTCAGCTCATTAGTTTCAGTACGATGAACGATTTGCTGGTATCGGCGAGACGGTCGACGCGGCTCCGGCGGAATTATAATTTTCACGAGCACGCGGATGCGGTACAGCGCTTTTTAAACGCATTGATACCCAACACGTATGTGCGGCCGCACCGGCATATCAATCCGCCCCGGTTTGAGACTTTCCTCGTCCTACGGGGGCGTGTCGCGGTGGTGTTTTTCGATAACGAGGGCAGGATTACCGGGTCGAACTATATGGGCGAGAGGTGCGAGGTGAAGGGAATCGACATCAGTCCCGGAGTATGGCATACCCTGATCTGCCTCGAGGACGCTGTGATTTTCGAGGTGAAGGAAGGCCCGTATCAAGAGGACACGGATAAAGAATTCGCGATATGGTCGCCGGACGAAGGGTCGCCGGAAGCGGGAAAATACCTGGTACACCTCATCGCGAATATCGGAGGCTGATCATGCCGAAAGAGGTGGCACATTGGACATTCGCTAAAAAGGCGCTCGACCGGTTAAAAAGCGAATCCCCGTTACGCCGTCTCATCGATGAACACAAATTCCTGTACTATACCGCCGCGCTCGCGCCGGATTCCCCGTACTATTATACCAGCGGTTACCGGTGGAAGGCATACCGGCTGACGGGCTCGAGGATACATAATAATAAGGATTCCTATCAGGTATTGCGAAACCTGCTCGGGGCATACCGCGATAGGAACAATCCCGCCGTATGGGTATTTGTCGCGGGGGTATTGTCCCATTTTATGTGCGACGCGGTTTTTCACCCGTTCGTCATCCATTTCAGCGGGGACAGCGCCGGCAAGAAAGGCCGCGCGTATATCGATACCGTCTACCGTCATTCGACAATCGAGACGATGATGGATATGTACTACTGGGACGAGGAACCGCTTCCGGGCGGGAGGTTTTTCAGGGATTATGTCGCGAAGGTGGAATTGCCGTTCGCGGAATTCGCGGAATTATTAAAAATCCTTTATGCCCGCGGTCAATCGCTCGATAATAGAATAATCATGAATTATATGAATAAGCATTCGCGGACTCAGGCGATGTTCCAGAAGAAGTGGCCGCACGTCCTGTTTCGTTCGCTCGACTTCGCGACCGGGCGTTCCCTCCGGCATTTCATGGCGCTGTTTTACCCGTTAAAACATCCCAAGCCGTCCGAGTTGTTCCGTTATCCGGTCGCGTTCAGGCATCCTCTCCACGGGGAACGGCAGGTATCGTCGATACGCGAGTTGGAGAAGGAGGCGGTCGATAATACGTTCGAATGGTTCAGGAAAATCGACGCGTTCTGGGATACCCCGGATTTGTGGACGATATTCGACCATGAAATAGGGCCGAACCTGAAGACCGGCGTACCCGATTCGGTGGGGGAGGATATGCGTTTCTTTAACACGGAGGTATCCGTGTGGAATATCATCAAACAGCCCGCCGGGCCGTTTAATTATATCTAACCGGTCAGATTTGCTTTATTATCAGGATATTATTATATTATATAAGGAATGATCGATGGCGATGATGTTGGAATTCTGGAAAAACGGCGCGATGCGGAAGATATATGTCAATTTTGACAGGCAGGTAATGAGCCTGAGCGCATTTTTACTGTATCCCGAAGCGAAGGCTTTAGTGAAATTAATGTATAACAAAATCGCCTCCGATTATACATCGGAAATCAGGGATACCGAGCTTCGGACTGTCGGGGAGTTCATCCGTAATCACTTCCTGCGGCTGGATAAGACGTTCGACGTGGTGGTGCTCGGGGATGACAACCGGCGAACGGTATTGTTCAATCTCGAAGATAACAAGATAGGTGAAAATTATTAATGCGGGGGAATTATGGCGATCACGCTTGAATTCTGGACGAGTAAAACCCTGAATACGATCTGCGTGAACTTTAACCAGAGTACGTTTCCGCTACGGGACTTTCTCCTGATGGACGACGCGAAGAAGGTCGTGAAGGCGATGTATAAGAAGATCGAACGGGATTACACGAGCGAACTGAAGGACACGATTCCCGGTACGGTCGGCGAGTTTATTAAGAAACATTTTTTGGACTACGATAAAAACTATGACGTGGTTATTCTCGGGGAGGAACCGAACTGGTCGGTGATCTTCAACATCGAGGATAAGAAATAACGGTAACGATTGGTCGCGCGCTTCTACAAAATTTCGATACGCGGGATGGAATAATCGGTTTAATCGCAGGGATATTATAGAAATAGTTTGCATCCCGAATCCTAACGGATTCGCTCGCAAAGACAGGAATTTCATTATGGAATACACAGGAGGAAATATATGAAGCAGAAAGTAAAAATAGACGGGATGAGCTGCATGCATTGCGTGAAAGCGGTGCAGGAGGCGTTATCCGCGGTGAAGGGGATTTCCGATATCGCGGTCAAGATCGGCGAGGCGGAATTTACTACAGGCGACGGATTCGATATGAATACGGTGCGTACCGCGATCGAAGAGGCCGGGTATGAGGTGGTTTCCTAACTTTACAGGGACGGCCCCGCGACGATCATCGAGAACATCACAATCATCATCACGACCATAAATAGCGACATCAGTATTCCCGCGATTGCCATCGCTTTACCGCGTTCGTTCTCAGGGTCGAGCCGCAGTATGCCCATGACGCATAGCACGAGCGCGATCACCTGCGAGATAAGCACCATCAGGTTGACCGACCAGAACGTGTACAGCATGATAGGGAGCCCCATCAGGATAAACGTCCCCACGACGGTGAAAGAAAATACGGATACGGAAAGGATAAACCCCGTTAGTATCTGGGATTGATATTTTTTATGCGGTAAAAAACGTTCCGGCATTGCCCCTCCCGGGAAGACCATAGATTCTAACCCGCGATCGGTTTCATGTCAATAATCTCGGCGCGAATTTTATTTGCCTTAACCGCAACATATCGTTAAATTCTAATATTGTATC comes from Brevinematales bacterium and encodes:
- a CDS encoding heavy-metal-associated domain-containing protein — its product is MKQKVKIDGMSCMHCVKAVQEALSAVKGISDIAVKIGEAEFTTGDGFDMNTVRTAIEEAGYEVVS
- a CDS encoding zinc dependent phospholipase C family protein; this encodes MPKEVAHWTFAKKALDRLKSESPLRRLIDEHKFLYYTAALAPDSPYYYTSGYRWKAYRLTGSRIHNNKDSYQVLRNLLGAYRDRNNPAVWVFVAGVLSHFMCDAVFHPFVIHFSGDSAGKKGRAYIDTVYRHSTIETMMDMYYWDEEPLPGGRFFRDYVAKVELPFAEFAELLKILYARGQSLDNRIIMNYMNKHSRTQAMFQKKWPHVLFRSLDFATGRSLRHFMALFYPLKHPKPSELFRYPVAFRHPLHGERQVSSIRELEKEAVDNTFEWFRKIDAFWDTPDLWTIFDHEIGPNLKTGVPDSVGEDMRFFNTEVSVWNIIKQPAGPFNYI
- a CDS encoding ComF family protein, with protein sequence MINLPHRILSFFFPHFCVSCGVRTDEALFTHLCPDCAEYLASSGAAIPSPCVKCSAPTYADTPGLCYDCSIGAFSFTRNTSMLSYTHPVIRDMVLSFKFESDKLTGSDLAHLLESPIRDFLNTRQFDVCTAIPLSRQSLKVRGYNQVDYILDRLKIPYTPLLERKEHPTHQSRLSQKERRESVRGQFPLLPDTQGVIRDKKILLIDDIFTTGSTVEEGTATLLAGGAREIEILTFFRA
- a CDS encoding DUF4190 domain-containing protein, which gives rise to MPERFLPHKKYQSQILTGFILSVSVFSFTVVGTFILMGLPIMLYTFWSVNLMVLISQVIALVLCVMGILRLDPENERGKAMAIAGILMSLFMVVMMIVMFSMIVAGPSL
- a CDS encoding 16S rRNA (uracil(1498)-N(3))-methyltransferase produces the protein MRRFFIPAARIDGSRVTVDGSDYHHLIHVLRKQPGDIFEATDGWGNILRIRITDAAGGHAAGEIIGLISAPERSVTLTLYQAIPRQGLFDFIIEKSAELGVRRVVPVVTERTVVRLAEERSAKKLERWRRIANETVKKIGRADTIDVLPVCGLNEIIGQLHPGSLRIAAWEMEETRGLRTILREKPDSKDVEIVIGPEGGLSAGEISALTGMGFESVSLGKRILKVETAAVAAIANIFYELESD
- a CDS encoding WbuC family cupin fold metalloprotein — protein: MGDFQLISFSTMNDLLVSARRSTRLRRNYNFHEHADAVQRFLNALIPNTYVRPHRHINPPRFETFLVLRGRVAVVFFDNEGRITGSNYMGERCEVKGIDISPGVWHTLICLEDAVIFEVKEGPYQEDTDKEFAIWSPDEGSPEAGKYLVHLIANIGG
- a CDS encoding tetratricopeptide repeat protein, whose amino-acid sequence is MGNYDFLLKFLGHENKFEPNNLNLELDGIENASTGMTVTEEEISPQNWDNLDSLINAATSGKDEKKAPPAPAASPAASLDELSDMPFGREDTSEPAPMDDLSEYSALAMTDDGQTIDEDFAAFGEDPFPAPPAEKKESADVFSEEAWGAPETKAPASPTPAPAPSTTSPAAPETKPGQAAVGITAEVAVDPDVLEEMNNLDMVPPSLDELHRRFQEGGGPQDLIQDIMDETAAEQDGESPYDMDNVEIEGEGAQGGYDFSDIGGLESTGAPNEIESEFSDLLAQAKMGDEEKGSGRPAIDIGEPPLEPEAPAKSAEPGKDLSGEEAGLGDLEALFDDSHPSFPEDASMTPGMPDESFMPDAGGTEFPGESFEMPDFGAEDSAELKTSEPDLSAFMETDNSPQDDLSALMEPGAPQEDLSALMEPGAPQDDLSALMESETAAEMPEFPVFDEPEAGAETPGFASFDEPAGMEFPEPSFEADGIEEVQELPDDEEEASLSEPAFGAPSSSKPPVGYGRESDIDLDESKLLKIRNRINVFADPDLRKKLRKIFIDRLLPKNIMEQLVAMLILEQPEDAINRFIKENVPEEQMQVEEEIEERPEVPKPKTRRVIFTEEARKAEEFQKELQNITKYAAIFFGLLLVVAILIWRLVWVPGNASRSYEDGIAELKKGNYVVAEAKFTEGENKGGPDMDWYNRYAIAYLEKNEFQLAEKKFLQALQEKPLDKLTVFNFAEYYKSVYPKKYDKAVAILSSLKKKMPDEFDVVDRLGQTYIEWGDNSSTAAEQSKYYDEAKKTYQEFLSKNAKHIGTMFRQIEIAIREKDDELITYLLQRIAVADPKAINVEVMTRLARYYNDNRNMKEAKTVLLPLIDFIDQNMPKKGQPVEKEEKNKKNFKSNEIPKKMLFSEAYYEYARYLTLNMNYIDALIAASNSIILNAKNGKAYNLRGEIYYISEGLTGNIELAKNEFESATNFAPYYYKPYANLGHIYYYNRLQMSDPEKSLSKALMAYKTARYYLPEGQKDFLLQYNLAWLYYREKSYEKASEEWQDLYIDEPYNPILSFALGNTYYHTGKYSLAKTQYEKAIEYYDSIAQKMGYINPELQRHIEIYSQLAHAYNNKGVVNLIYAYQYAAYKDKYEQDALLDFYQAKNSANKIKVIYAQAEANIKYILNPAMKNQQPAFDDEIPMRTTLQDIIDEFKANLLKGI